From Pseudomonas sp. CCI4.2, one genomic window encodes:
- the ftsX gene encoding permease-like cell division protein FtsX, with product MSATRTPKVSERVSPKAAEPTPQKKKKQRDDDDGPDFSAQLSAWLEAHRSSMVDSLRRLGKQPIGSFFTCLVMAIALSLPMGLSLLLNNVERLGGSWQRAAQISLYLNLDANAGDGEQLREQIKSMPGVADAEYISSDQALAEFQQQSGLGEALKELPQNPLPGVVLVTPQEVDKSALEALRARLAQLPKVQQAQLDLVWVERLAAILKLGDRFVFGLTVLLVLALLLVIGNTIRLHIENRRTEIEVIKLVGGTDSYVRRPFLYMGALYGLGAGFLSWGVLAYGLNWLNDAVIGLAGLYGSDFSLAGVPAADGLSLLLGAVLLGYIGAWIAVARHLRELAPR from the coding sequence ATGAGTGCCACACGCACCCCCAAAGTGTCGGAGCGGGTTTCGCCCAAGGCCGCCGAGCCGACCCCGCAGAAAAAGAAAAAACAACGCGATGACGACGATGGCCCGGATTTCAGCGCACAGCTGAGCGCGTGGCTGGAAGCGCATCGCTCCAGCATGGTCGACAGCTTGCGACGCCTGGGCAAACAGCCTATTGGCAGCTTTTTCACCTGTTTGGTCATGGCCATCGCATTAAGTTTGCCGATGGGGTTGTCGTTGTTGTTGAACAATGTGGAACGACTAGGCGGTTCCTGGCAGCGTGCGGCGCAGATTTCGCTGTATTTGAACCTTGATGCCAACGCCGGTGACGGCGAGCAACTGCGCGAACAGATCAAAAGCATGCCTGGCGTAGCCGATGCTGAGTACATCAGCAGTGATCAGGCCTTGGCTGAGTTCCAGCAGCAGTCGGGTTTGGGTGAAGCGCTTAAAGAACTTCCGCAGAACCCGCTTCCCGGTGTTGTATTGGTCACGCCGCAGGAAGTTGATAAATCAGCGCTTGAAGCGTTGCGCGCTCGTCTGGCGCAGCTGCCCAAAGTGCAACAAGCCCAGCTCGACTTGGTATGGGTTGAACGGTTGGCTGCGATTCTGAAGTTGGGTGACCGTTTTGTTTTCGGCCTGACAGTCTTGTTGGTGCTGGCGCTTCTTTTGGTAATTGGTAACACAATTCGTCTGCACATAGAAAATCGCCGAACCGAGATCGAAGTGATCAAATTGGTCGGCGGTACAGACAGTTATGTCCGTAGACCTTTTTTGTATATGGGCGCGCTGTATGGCCTGGGGGCAGGTTTTCTGTCTTGGGGCGTACTTGCTTATGGGTTGAATTGGTTAAACGATGCTGTAATTGGACTCGCCGGCTTGTACGGAAGTGACTTCTCATTGGCTGGCGTACCTGCAGCCGATGGTCTGTCGCTCTTGCTTGGAGCCGTGTTGTTAGGGTATATCGGTGCTTGGATTGCGGTAGCCCGCCACTTAAGAGAGCTGGCGCCACGTTAA
- a CDS encoding pitrilysin family protein: MSERKALHVVLTTVLGLFITASAQADNAAPDVAAPAYTLQSLKELDGKPPAHRTMNIQTWKTAEGTKVLFVEARELPMFDMRLIFAAGSSHDQGIPGIAVLTNAMLNEGVAGKNVSAIAEGFDSLGADFGNGAYRDMAVASLRSLSAVDKREPALKLFADVVGKPTFPKESLARIKNQLLAGFEYQKQNPGRLAGNELFERLYADHPYAHPSEGTAKSVTPITVAQLKAFHAKAYAAGNVVIALVGDLSRTEAEAIAAQVSAALPKGPALPKITEPVAPKAGETHIEFASKQTHLMLAQLGIDRNDPDYVALTLGNSILGGGGFGSRLMTEVREKRGLTYGVSSGFTPMEVQGPFLIALQTRAELSENTLKLVQGIVRDFLVTGPTQKELDDAKRELAGSFPLSTASNADIVGQLGAIGFYDLPLTFLEDFMQQAQSTTVEQVKTAMNKHLSADKMVIVTAGPTVVQKDLPPPTDNPVEQPLGVPEH, from the coding sequence ATGAGTGAGCGCAAGGCTTTGCATGTCGTGCTGACCACGGTCTTGGGCCTGTTCATCACGGCCTCGGCCCAGGCCGATAACGCGGCACCCGACGTTGCGGCTCCGGCTTACACCCTGCAATCGCTGAAAGAACTCGACGGCAAACCGCCAGCCCACCGCACGATGAACATTCAGACCTGGAAAACCGCCGAAGGCACCAAGGTGTTGTTTGTCGAGGCGCGAGAGCTGCCAATGTTCGACATGCGCCTGATCTTCGCCGCTGGCAGCAGCCACGACCAGGGCATTCCTGGCATCGCCGTGCTGACCAACGCCATGCTCAACGAAGGCGTGGCCGGCAAAAATGTCAGCGCCATCGCTGAAGGTTTTGACAGTTTGGGCGCGGACTTCGGCAATGGCGCCTACCGCGACATGGCAGTAGCGTCGTTGCGCAGCCTGAGCGCGGTGGATAAACGCGAACCGGCGCTAAAGCTGTTTGCTGATGTCGTGGGTAAACCGACGTTTCCCAAGGAGTCGTTGGCGCGGATCAAAAACCAGTTGCTGGCCGGGTTTGAATACCAGAAACAAAACCCCGGCAGGCTGGCGGGTAATGAACTGTTTGAACGTCTTTATGCCGACCACCCTTACGCGCACCCGAGCGAAGGCACCGCCAAAAGCGTGACCCCGATTACCGTTGCGCAACTGAAGGCATTTCACGCCAAAGCCTACGCGGCGGGCAATGTGGTGATCGCGCTGGTGGGCGACCTGTCTCGAACAGAAGCCGAAGCTATCGCGGCTCAGGTGTCCGCCGCGCTGCCGAAAGGCCCGGCACTGCCGAAAATAACCGAGCCTGTGGCGCCCAAAGCCGGCGAAACCCACATTGAGTTCGCCTCCAAGCAAACCCACTTGATGCTCGCGCAGTTAGGGATCGACCGTAATGACCCGGACTACGTCGCGCTGACATTGGGCAACTCGATATTGGGTGGCGGTGGTTTCGGCAGCCGTTTGATGACTGAAGTGCGTGAAAAACGCGGCCTGACCTATGGCGTTTCGTCGGGCTTCACGCCGATGGAAGTCCAAGGTCCGTTTTTGATCGCCTTGCAAACCCGCGCCGAGCTCAGCGAAAACACGCTTAAACTGGTGCAGGGCATCGTGCGAGACTTCCTTGTTACAGGCCCGACCCAGAAAGAGCTGGATGACGCCAAGCGCGAATTGGCCGGTAGCTTCCCACTGTCCACGGCGAGTAATGCCGACATCGTGGGTCAGTTGGGCGCCATCGGCTTCTACGATTTACCGCTGACGTTCCTCGAAGATTTCATGCAACAAGCTCAGAGCACCACGGTTGAGCAAGTCAAAACAGCGATGAACAAGCACCTGAGTGCGGACAAGATGGTCATCGTCACCGCCGGCCCAACGGTCGTGCAAAAAGACTTGCCGCCCCCTACAGATAACCCCGTCGAGCAACCGCTTGGCGTACCGGAGCATTAA
- a CDS encoding DUF423 domain-containing protein has protein sequence MFRGFLMLAAFFGFTGVALGAFAAHGLKNRLSAEYLAVFHTGVLYQLIHTLALLAVAVIAIQIPGRLVTWAGISFAIGILLFSGSLYALTLTGVSQLGIITPFGGLAFLIGWALLGLTAWRLGGV, from the coding sequence ATGTTTCGTGGCTTTTTGATGCTGGCTGCTTTTTTTGGCTTCACCGGCGTAGCCCTTGGCGCGTTCGCCGCCCACGGCTTGAAGAACCGGCTCAGCGCCGAATACCTGGCGGTTTTCCACACCGGCGTGCTGTACCAACTGATTCACACCTTGGCCTTACTGGCGGTTGCCGTGATCGCGATCCAAATTCCCGGCCGTCTGGTGACGTGGGCAGGCATCTCGTTTGCTATTGGTATCCTGCTGTTTTCCGGCAGCCTGTACGCGTTGACCCTGACCGGCGTCAGCCAGCTCGGCATCATCACTCCGTTCGGCGGTTTGGCGTTCTTGATCGGTTGGGCGTTGCTGGGCCTGACGGCGTGGCGCTTGGGTGGGGTTTAA
- the ftsY gene encoding signal recognition particle-docking protein FtsY codes for MFGSNDDKKTPAPAAEKKGLFGWLRKKSQETAADQPQGDISATPEPVIDQAQVAVEPSLVPAPLLDAVTEAPAPENPTSKPWLVLPVAEEPVALIDELEPHVTPPIAQQIASIVQSLPEVMVEPVVTVEPVLAPEPVIVSEALVVAEPIIVAEASVLPSPVPVPALMVESAPTEASKIGFFARLKQGLSKTSASLGEGMASLFLGKKAIDDDLLEEIETRLLTADVGVEATSVIIQSLTQKVARKQLTDSDALYKSLQDELTALLKPVEQPLVITGQQKPFVILVVGVNGAGKTTTIGKLAKKLQLEGKKVMLAAGDTFRAAAVEQLQVWGERNNIPVIAQHTGADSASVIFDAVQAAKARGIDVLIADTAGRLHTKDNLMEELKKVRRVMGKLDTEAPHEVLLVLDAGTGQNAINQAKQFHQTVTLTGLALTKLDGTAKGGVIFALAKQFGLPIRYIGVGEGIDDLRTFEAEPFVQALFAERERT; via the coding sequence ATGTTTGGTTCCAACGACGACAAGAAGACCCCAGCTCCGGCTGCAGAGAAGAAAGGCCTGTTCGGTTGGCTGCGCAAAAAGTCGCAGGAAACCGCTGCCGATCAACCGCAAGGCGACATTTCAGCAACGCCCGAGCCGGTCATCGACCAGGCTCAGGTGGCCGTTGAGCCGTCATTAGTGCCCGCGCCGCTTCTAGACGCGGTGACTGAAGCGCCTGCGCCCGAAAACCCAACGTCCAAGCCATGGCTAGTGTTGCCAGTGGCCGAAGAGCCCGTCGCGCTGATCGATGAGCTTGAACCCCACGTTACGCCGCCGATTGCGCAGCAGATTGCTTCAATCGTGCAGTCGCTGCCCGAGGTGATGGTTGAGCCGGTGGTAACGGTGGAGCCTGTGCTCGCACCTGAGCCGGTCATCGTTTCTGAAGCATTGGTTGTGGCTGAACCGATCATCGTTGCCGAAGCATCGGTCTTACCGTCGCCCGTTCCCGTTCCGGCTTTGATGGTTGAATCGGCACCTACCGAAGCCAGCAAAATCGGTTTTTTCGCTCGCCTCAAGCAAGGCCTGTCGAAAACCAGCGCCAGCCTTGGCGAGGGCATGGCCAGTCTGTTTCTCGGCAAGAAGGCCATCGACGATGACCTGCTCGAAGAAATCGAAACCCGTTTGTTGACCGCTGACGTGGGCGTTGAGGCTACGTCGGTGATCATCCAAAGCCTGACTCAGAAAGTCGCGCGCAAGCAGCTAACCGACAGTGACGCGCTGTACAAATCACTGCAAGACGAGCTGACTGCGTTGCTAAAGCCGGTTGAACAACCGTTGGTGATCACCGGTCAGCAAAAGCCTTTCGTGATTTTGGTGGTGGGCGTCAACGGTGCTGGCAAAACCACGACCATCGGCAAGCTGGCGAAGAAACTCCAGCTCGAAGGCAAGAAAGTCATGCTGGCGGCAGGCGACACCTTCCGCGCAGCGGCAGTAGAGCAATTACAGGTCTGGGGCGAGCGCAACAACATTCCGGTCATCGCTCAGCACACGGGCGCGGACTCGGCTTCGGTTATCTTCGATGCGGTACAGGCTGCCAAAGCCCGGGGCATCGATGTCTTGATCGCTGACACCGCCGGGCGTCTGCACACCAAAGACAACCTGATGGAAGAGTTGAAAAAAGTGCGCCGGGTCATGGGCAAGCTGGACACCGAGGCGCCGCATGAGGTGCTGTTGGTGCTGGATGCTGGCACCGGGCAAAACGCGATCAATCAGGCCAAGCAATTCCACCAGACCGTGACGCTGACCGGTTTGGCACTGACTAAACTCGACGGAACGGCCAAGGGCGGCGTCATTTTCGCGCTGGCCAAGCAATTCGGATTGCCGATCCGTTATATCGGCGTTGGTGAAGGCATCGACGATTTACGCACTTTTGAAGCCGAACCCTTTGTTCAAGCTCTGTTTGCCGAGCGGGAGCGCACATGA
- the thiS gene encoding sulfur carrier protein ThiS encodes MHIQLNGESFELPDGETVAALIVLLDLTGRRVAVELNMDIVPRSQHVSTTLREGDQVEVVHAIGGG; translated from the coding sequence ATGCACATTCAATTGAACGGCGAGTCCTTTGAACTGCCCGATGGCGAAACCGTCGCGGCGTTGATCGTCCTTCTGGACCTGACCGGACGCAGAGTCGCGGTCGAACTCAATATGGATATTGTTCCGCGCAGCCAGCATGTTTCCACGACCCTACGCGAAGGCGATCAGGTTGAAGTGGTCCACGCTATCGGCGGCGGTTGA
- a CDS encoding thiazole synthase, giving the protein MSNFRTDKPFVLAGRTFQSRLLVGTGKYPDMESTRLAIEASGAEIVTVAVRRTNLGQNPGEPNLLDILPPDRYTILPNTAGCYDAIEAVRTCRLARELLDGKNLVKLEVLADQKTLFPNVIETLKAAEILVKDGFDVMVYTSDDPIIARQLAEIGCIAVMPLAGLIGTGLGICNPYNLQIILEEAKVPVLVDAGVGTASDATIAMELGCEAVLMNSAIAHAQNPVMMAQAMKHAIVAGRLAYLAGRMPKKLYASASSPLDGLIK; this is encoded by the coding sequence ATGAGCAACTTTCGCACCGATAAGCCTTTCGTCCTGGCCGGTCGTACGTTCCAGTCGCGCCTGTTGGTCGGCACTGGCAAATACCCGGATATGGAATCAACCCGTCTGGCGATCGAAGCCTCGGGCGCTGAAATTGTGACGGTTGCCGTTCGCCGAACGAACCTTGGGCAGAACCCAGGCGAGCCGAACCTGTTGGATATCCTGCCGCCGGATCGCTACACCATCCTGCCGAACACGGCGGGTTGCTACGACGCCATCGAGGCCGTGCGCACCTGTCGCTTGGCCCGTGAGTTGCTCGACGGTAAAAATCTGGTGAAGCTGGAAGTATTGGCCGATCAGAAAACCTTGTTCCCGAACGTGATCGAAACCCTCAAGGCCGCCGAAATTCTGGTCAAAGACGGTTTCGACGTGATGGTGTACACCAGTGATGATCCGATCATCGCCCGTCAGTTGGCTGAAATCGGCTGTATCGCGGTCATGCCCCTCGCGGGACTGATTGGTACCGGACTGGGCATCTGCAATCCGTACAACCTGCAAATCATCCTCGAAGAAGCCAAAGTGCCGGTGCTGGTCGACGCAGGTGTCGGTACCGCATCCGACGCGACCATCGCCATGGAGCTGGGCTGTGAGGCGGTTCTGATGAACTCGGCCATCGCCCACGCGCAAAACCCGGTGATGATGGCCCAAGCCATGAAGCACGCGATTGTCGCTGGTCGTCTGGCGTACCTCGCTGGCCGGATGCCGAAAAAACTCTATGCCAGCGCCTCCTCGCCGCTGGATGGCCTGATCAAGTAA
- the ftsE gene encoding cell division ATP-binding protein FtsE, with protein MIRFEQVGKRYANGHVGLHELSFRVRRGEFLFVTGHSGAGKSTLLRLLLAMERPTTGKLLLAGQDLGKISTAQIPYLRRQIGVVFQNHQLLSDRTVFNNIALPLQILGLSKGEVTKRVDSALERVALSDKTDLYPGDLSTGQQQRVGIARAIVHRPALLLADEPTGNLDPRLAAEIMGVFEDINRLGTSVLIASHDLALIARMRHRMLTLQRGRLIGDGESTV; from the coding sequence ATGATTCGTTTTGAACAAGTCGGAAAGCGTTATGCAAATGGTCACGTAGGCCTGCACGAGCTGAGCTTTCGGGTTCGTCGCGGTGAATTCTTGTTCGTTACCGGCCACTCCGGCGCCGGTAAAAGCACGTTGTTGCGCCTGTTGCTGGCGATGGAGCGGCCGACCACTGGCAAGCTGCTGTTGGCCGGTCAGGATTTAGGCAAAATCAGCACCGCGCAAATTCCTTATTTGCGCCGGCAGATCGGGGTGGTCTTCCAGAATCACCAGTTATTGTCTGATCGCACAGTGTTCAACAATATTGCGTTGCCCCTGCAAATTCTTGGTTTGTCCAAAGGCGAAGTCACCAAGCGCGTCGATTCTGCCCTGGAGCGCGTGGCGCTCTCGGACAAAACAGATCTGTACCCCGGTGATTTATCCACTGGCCAACAGCAGCGCGTCGGCATTGCCCGGGCCATCGTCCACCGTCCGGCGTTGCTGCTGGCGGATGAACCCACCGGTAACCTCGATCCACGGTTGGCAGCGGAAATTATGGGCGTATTCGAAGACATCAACCGTCTCGGCACCAGCGTGTTGATCGCCAGTCACGATTTGGCGCTGATCGCTCGGATGCGCCATCGCATGCTGACCCTGCAGCGCGGTCGGTTGATCGGTGACGGGGAGTCGACGGTATGA
- a CDS encoding pitrilysin family protein, protein MNAFARRAAGLLFSAVCLPLSALAADPQPTHEFTLDNGLKVIVREDHRAPVVVSQVWYKVGSSYETPGQTGLSHALEHMMFKGSKHVGPGQASLILRDLGAEENAFTSDDYTAYYQVLARDRLGVAFELEADRMASLLLPPEQFTREIEVIKEERRLRTDDKPTSKAFERFKAMAYPASGYHTPTIGWMADLDRMNVAELRHWYQSWYVPNNATLVVVGDVQPDEVKALAERYFGPIPRRETPPAKIPLELAEPGERLITLHVQTQLPSLIYGFNVPSMATAEDKRSVNALRLISALLDGGYSARIPTRLERGEELVAGASSSYDAFSRGDSLFMINATPNVQKKKTLADVEAGIWRLLDELKTTPPTSAELERVQAQVIAALVFERDSISSQASTIGELESVGLSWKLIDEELDSIKNVTPADIQKAARTYFTRERLSVAHVLPEEKAHE, encoded by the coding sequence ATGAATGCTTTCGCCCGCCGCGCTGCCGGCCTGCTGTTCAGCGCGGTTTGCCTGCCTTTGTCAGCACTGGCCGCAGATCCACAACCTACCCATGAATTCACCTTGGACAACGGCCTTAAAGTCATCGTACGCGAAGACCACCGTGCTCCCGTGGTGGTTTCCCAGGTGTGGTACAAGGTCGGCTCCAGCTACGAAACTCCTGGCCAGACCGGTTTGTCCCACGCCCTGGAACACATGATGTTCAAAGGCAGCAAGCACGTTGGACCCGGCCAGGCTTCGCTGATTCTGCGTGACCTCGGGGCGGAAGAAAACGCCTTCACCAGCGACGATTACACCGCGTACTACCAAGTATTGGCCCGCGATCGCTTAGGCGTGGCCTTCGAGTTGGAAGCGGATCGGATGGCCAGCCTGTTGCTGCCGCCCGAGCAATTCACCCGTGAAATCGAAGTGATCAAGGAAGAGCGTCGTCTGCGCACCGATGACAAGCCCACCTCGAAAGCCTTCGAACGCTTCAAAGCCATGGCCTACCCCGCCAGCGGTTATCACACGCCCACCATCGGCTGGATGGCCGACCTGGACCGAATGAACGTCGCCGAGCTGCGCCATTGGTACCAATCCTGGTACGTCCCGAACAACGCCACGCTGGTGGTGGTAGGCGATGTGCAGCCTGATGAAGTGAAGGCGCTGGCTGAACGCTATTTCGGCCCGATCCCCCGACGCGAGACACCGCCTGCGAAAATTCCGCTGGAACTGGCAGAGCCGGGTGAACGGCTAATCACGCTGCATGTGCAGACCCAACTGCCGAGCTTGATTTACGGCTTCAACGTGCCAAGCATGGCCACCGCTGAAGACAAACGCTCGGTCAATGCTTTGCGCCTGATTTCCGCGTTACTCGACGGCGGCTACAGCGCCCGAATTCCCACCCGCCTGGAGCGTGGCGAGGAACTGGTGGCCGGCGCCTCGTCGAGCTACGACGCCTTCAGCCGTGGCGACAGCCTGTTCATGATCAACGCCACGCCTAACGTGCAGAAAAAGAAAACTCTGGCCGATGTGGAAGCCGGTATCTGGCGCCTGTTAGATGAATTGAAAACCACCCCGCCGACCAGCGCTGAGCTGGAACGGGTTCAGGCGCAGGTGATTGCCGCCCTGGTGTTTGAACGTGATTCGATCAGCAGTCAGGCCAGTACCATCGGCGAGCTTGAAAGCGTAGGCCTGTCGTGGAAACTCATCGACGAAGAACTGGATTCAATTAAAAACGTCACCCCAGCTGATATTCAAAAAGCTGCGCGCACCTATTTCACCCGCGAGCGCCTCAGCGTTGCGCACGTTTTGCCTGAGGAGAAAGCACATGAGTGA
- the mtgA gene encoding monofunctional biosynthetic peptidoglycan transglycosylase, with translation MLRLFFNRLLKALFWFAAASVVLVVIFRWVPPPGTALMVERKIESWSDGQPINLQRTWRPWDKISNDLKVAVIAGEDQKFAEHWGFDVEAIQAAIAHNELGGSVRGASTLSQQVSKNLFLWSGRSWLRKGLEVWFTGLIEVFWSKQRILEIYLNSVEWDDGVFGAEAAARHHFGVSAAALSTQQASYLAAVLPNPREWSASHPSSYVSSRASWIRQQMRQLGGDDYLVGLNHSRKF, from the coding sequence ATGCTGCGTCTCTTTTTCAATCGCCTCCTTAAAGCTCTGTTCTGGTTCGCAGCGGCCAGCGTCGTGCTGGTAGTGATCTTTCGTTGGGTGCCACCGCCAGGCACCGCGCTGATGGTTGAGCGCAAGATCGAATCCTGGTCTGACGGCCAACCGATCAACCTGCAGCGCACATGGCGGCCCTGGGACAAGATCTCCAACGACCTGAAAGTGGCGGTTATTGCGGGCGAGGATCAAAAATTCGCCGAGCATTGGGGCTTTGATGTCGAGGCAATTCAGGCGGCTATCGCGCACAACGAACTGGGCGGCTCGGTGCGAGGCGCCAGTACGCTGAGCCAGCAAGTGTCGAAAAACCTGTTTTTATGGTCGGGCCGCAGCTGGCTGCGCAAAGGGCTGGAAGTGTGGTTCACCGGCTTGATCGAAGTGTTCTGGTCCAAGCAGCGGATTCTTGAGATTTACCTCAACAGCGTCGAGTGGGACGACGGTGTGTTCGGTGCTGAAGCGGCAGCGCGGCATCACTTTGGTGTGAGTGCAGCCGCGCTCTCGACGCAACAGGCCAGCTACCTCGCCGCCGTATTGCCCAACCCCCGCGAATGGAGCGCCAGCCATCCCAGCAGCTATGTGTCCAGCCGTGCGAGCTGGATACGCCAGCAGATGCGTCAGTTGGGCGGGGATGATTATTTGGTGGGGCTGAACCATAGCCGCAAGTTTTAA
- the trmB gene encoding tRNA (guanosine(46)-N7)-methyltransferase TrmB, with amino-acid sequence MTDSLEAAPIPEEGEERQHRRIKSFVMRAGRMTEGQQRGLDQGRPLFVLPLVDAPVDFDHVFGRSAPRTLEIGFGMGHSLLEMAAASPEHDFIGVEVHHPGVGALLNGVLTQGLTNVRVYECDAIEVLNRCIADNSLDRLMLFFPDPWHKSRHHKRRIVQPDFAELVRSKLKVGGILHMATDWEPYAEYMLEVMNVAPGYRNQAEDGKCVPRPTERPITKFERRGEKLGHGVWDLKFEKLAV; translated from the coding sequence ATGACTGATTCGTTAGAAGCTGCACCGATCCCGGAAGAAGGCGAAGAGCGCCAACACCGCCGCATCAAGAGTTTCGTGATGCGCGCGGGGCGTATGACCGAAGGCCAGCAACGCGGCCTTGACCAAGGTCGACCGCTGTTCGTTCTGCCGCTGGTGGATGCGCCCGTGGATTTCGATCACGTGTTTGGCCGTTCTGCGCCGCGCACACTGGAAATCGGCTTCGGCATGGGCCATTCGCTGTTGGAAATGGCTGCGGCCTCGCCTGAGCATGATTTTATTGGGGTTGAAGTGCATCACCCTGGTGTCGGTGCGCTGCTCAATGGCGTGCTGACTCAAGGTCTGACCAACGTGCGTGTCTACGAGTGCGACGCCATTGAAGTGCTCAACCGTTGCATCGCTGATAACAGCCTTGACCGCCTGATGCTGTTTTTCCCGGACCCATGGCACAAAAGCCGCCATCACAAACGTCGCATCGTTCAGCCAGATTTCGCTGAACTGGTGCGCAGCAAGCTGAAGGTCGGCGGTATTTTGCACATGGCCACCGATTGGGAACCGTATGCCGAGTACATGCTGGAAGTGATGAACGTTGCGCCGGGTTATCGCAACCAGGCCGAAGATGGCAAATGCGTGCCACGCCCGACCGAACGCCCCATCACCAAGTTCGAACGCCGGGGTGAAAAGCTCGGGCACGGCGTGTGGGATTTGAAGTTCGAGAAGCTTGCTGTCTAA
- the rpoH gene encoding RNA polymerase sigma factor RpoH has protein sequence MTTSLQPVYALVPGANLEAYVHTVNSIPLLTPEQERELAESLYYEQDLGAARQMVLAHLRFVVHIARSYSGYGLAQADLIQEGNVGLMKAVKRFNPEMGVRLVSFAVHWIKAEIHEFILRNWRIVKVATTKAQRKLFFNLRSQKKRLAWLNNEEVHRVAESLGVEPREVREMESRLTGHDMAFDPAAEADDDSAFQSPSNYLEDHRYDPARQLEDSDWTDTSNANLHQALEVLDERSRDILYQRWLAEEKATLHDLAQKYNVSAERIRQLEKSAMNKLKLSIAA, from the coding sequence ATGACCACTTCTTTGCAACCTGTTTATGCATTAGTCCCAGGCGCAAACCTGGAAGCCTACGTGCACACGGTCAACAGCATTCCTTTGCTGACGCCCGAGCAGGAGCGTGAACTGGCTGAGAGTCTTTATTATGAGCAGGATCTTGGGGCGGCTCGGCAGATGGTCCTCGCCCACCTGCGTTTTGTCGTGCACATCGCACGCAGCTATTCCGGTTATGGCCTGGCACAGGCTGACCTGATTCAAGAAGGCAACGTTGGCTTGATGAAAGCCGTCAAACGTTTCAACCCGGAAATGGGTGTGCGTCTGGTGTCGTTCGCCGTTCACTGGATCAAGGCTGAAATTCACGAATTCATTCTGCGCAACTGGCGCATCGTCAAGGTCGCCACGACCAAGGCGCAGCGCAAACTGTTCTTCAATCTGCGCAGCCAGAAAAAACGCTTGGCTTGGTTGAATAACGAAGAAGTCCATCGCGTGGCGGAAAGCCTTGGCGTCGAGCCGCGCGAAGTGCGTGAGATGGAAAGCCGTCTGACCGGCCACGACATGGCGTTCGACCCTGCTGCTGAAGCGGACGACGACAGTGCATTCCAGTCGCCTTCCAACTACCTGGAAGACCACCGTTATGACCCGGCTCGCCAGTTGGAAGACTCCGACTGGACCGACACCTCCAACGCTAACCTGCATCAGGCGCTGGAAGTTCTCGACGAGCGCAGCCGTGACATTCTTTATCAGCGCTGGCTGGCTGAAGAGAAAGCCACGCTGCACGACCTGGCGCAGAAGTACAACGTCTCCGCTGAGCGTATTCGTCAGCTGGAAAAAAGCGCGATGAACAAGCTGAAACTGTCGATCGCTGCGTAA
- a CDS encoding DUF3392 domain-containing protein, protein MDLVLDLLATVSRWSRSNLSEISLALVGCLLVLFGSDIKGWIDGRISGFAGALRIPVMALLCTIGSGLALIYATPWVIRGLSQFNNYSLAPVLLVVLVLIGVIADRR, encoded by the coding sequence ATGGATCTTGTACTCGACCTGCTGGCTACCGTTTCGCGTTGGAGCCGCAGTAACCTTTCCGAAATCTCGCTGGCATTGGTCGGTTGCCTGCTGGTGTTGTTCGGTTCGGATATCAAGGGCTGGATCGACGGGCGCATCAGCGGATTCGCCGGCGCGTTGCGGATACCGGTGATGGCGTTGCTGTGCACCATCGGCAGCGGACTAGCGCTGATCTATGCCACCCCGTGGGTGATTCGGGGCCTGAGCCAATTCAACAACTACAGCCTGGCGCCGGTGCTGTTGGTGGTGCTGGTACTGATCGGGGTTATCGCGGATCGCCGCTAA